A section of the Triticum dicoccoides isolate Atlit2015 ecotype Zavitan chromosome 7A, WEW_v2.0, whole genome shotgun sequence genome encodes:
- the LOC119331966 gene encoding kinesin-like protein KIN-5C, with protein sequence MSRVDKEKSVNVQVLLRCRPFSDDELRSNAPQVVTCNDYQREVAVTQTIAGKQIDRVFTFDKVFGPTARQRDLYDQAIIPIVNEVLEGFNCTIFAYGQTGTGKTYTMEGECRRAKSGPEGQLPSDAGVIPRAVKQIFDTLERQNTEYSVKVTFLELYNEEITDLLAPEEISKVALEERQKKPLPLMEDGKGGVLVRGLEEEIVTNCSEIFSLLERGSAKRRTAETLLNKQSSRSHSLFSITIHIKEATPEGEELIKCGKLNLVDLAGSENICRSGAREGRAREAGEINKSLLTLGRVITALVEHLGHVPYRDSKLTRLLRDSLGGRTKTCIIATVSPSVHCLEETLSTLDYAHRAKSIKNRPEVNQKMMKSTLIKDLYGEIDRLKAEVYAAREKVGVYIPKDRYQLEENERKAMADQIEQMTASLETNQKQINDLQEKYDSELQHSADLSKKLKATEKCLDHTSNLLSTTKEDLKQAHYNLKEKEFIISEQKKAENALAHQACVLRSELEKSSRDNASLHSKIARGDKLSAANRSVVNSFQADLASKLDILSSTLTASIDQQNKHLKAVEDLCQSCVDSHDTATLEIKKKILASKSLYMSHMEAFQNIVLLHKANTNSTLEDVSSLSAASCCSLDQLLACVEGEALKIFTDIQSLLADHRSELAHFTKELRDSFCISLDRTKDMSSFILGLFEKYMEETSKLQDHSNHTHEAQVKSLEEFQKAYEEQSKSEEQRLLADITSLVSKHIVRQRELVDVRLNSLGDAARGNKTFLDEHTSAMEGVTKDAKRKWEMFAEQAENDCKVGSSFSSAKHCRMETIMQECACTVDSAAQQWKKSHAAVNDLCTKQVAEVEVLVRVAIENNEQHEAEIASSRALAEEQASNSSKEILQDIDNLLEEARNSASRVVSTVEAHSVEIQHLQENHSGQTSGVNTHAERAFQSSYRDYEPTGETPMRSEPEVPSKGTIESLRAMPIESLMDEFRENHPYESSKEPSLIPRSPLATLN encoded by the exons atgtcgcgGGTGGACAAGGAGAAGTCGGTGAACGTCCAGGTCCTCCTCCGCTGCAG GCCGTTCAGCGACGACGAGCTCCGGAGCAACGCGCCGCAGGTGGTCACCTGCAACGACTACCAGCGGGAGGTCGCCGTCACGCAGACCATCGCCGGGAAGCAGATCGACAGGGTCTTCACGTTCGACAAG GTTTTCGGCCCAACAGCTAGGCAGAGAGACTTGTATGATCAAGCCATCATTCCTATCGTGAACGAGGTGCTGGAAGGGTTTAATTGCACCATCTTTGCTTATGGCCAGACGGGCACGGGGAAGACTTATACCATGGAAGGAGAATGCCGGAGAGCTAAG AGTGGACCGGAGGGACAGTTACCTTCAGATGCTGGGGTCATACCTAGGGCCGTCAAGCAGATATTTGATACATTGGAGAGGCAGAATACTGAGTACAGTGTGAAGGTCACATTTTTGGAACTGTACAATGAGGAAATAACAGATCTTCTTGCACCAGAGGAGATATCTAAGGTTGCTCTGGAAGAACGGCAGAAAAAGCCATTGCCACTCATGGAGGACGGGAAAGGTGGGGTGCTTGTGAGAGGTTTGGAGGAAGAAATAGTCACTAATTGTAGCGAAATATTCTCTCTTTTGGAAAGAGGATCTGCGAAGCGCCGCACAGCAGAGACTCTTTTGAACAAGCAATCAAG TCGTTCGCACTCGCTTTTCTCAATTACAATTCACATAAAAGAGGCAACCCCTGAAGGAGAAGAACTGATAAAATGTGGGAAGTTAAATCTGGTTGATCTGGCTGGGTCTGAGAACATCTGTCGTTCTGGAGCTAGGGAG GGCCGAGCAAGAGAGGCTGGTGAAATAAACAAAAGTTTGCTTACTTTAGGCCGTGTTATCACGGCATTGGTTGAGCACCTTGGACATGTTCCTTACAG AGACAGTAAGCTCACAAGGTTGCTTCGTGATTCACTTGGAGGGAGAACAAAAACTTGCATTATTGCTACTGTTTCGCCTTCTGTACACTGTCTTGAGGAGACATTAAGCACATTGGATTATGCACACCGGGCAAAGAGCATAAAAAACAGGCCCGAG GTTAACCAAAAAATGATGAAATCAACGTTAATCAAGGATCTCTATGGAGAAATCGACCGACTGAAAGCAG AGGTCTATGCTGCACGTGAAAAGGTTGGGGTGTACATTCCAAAAGATAGATACCAGCTGGAGGAGAACGAGAGGAAG GCCATGGCTGATCAAATTGAGCAAATGACTGCCTCTTTAGAAACAAATCAGAAG CAAATCAATGACCTGCAAGAAAAGTACGATTCTGAGCTCCAACATTCTGCTGATTTGAGCAAAAAGCTCAAAGCCACAGAG AAATGTCTGGACCATACAAGCAACCTACTCTCAACAACAAAAGAGGATTTGAAACAGGCCCATTATAATCTCAAGGAGAAAGAATTCATTATATCTGAGCAGAAAAAAGCAG AAAATGCTCTAGCACATCAAGCCTGTGTTCTGAGATCAGAACTTGAAAAATCTAGCCGTGATAATGCTTCACTGCATTCAAAAATAGCCAGAGGAGATAAACTAAGTGCTGCAAATAGGTCGGTGGTGAACTCATTCCAAGCTGACCTTGCTTCAAAGTTGGATATTCTCTCCAGTACCCTCACTGCATCTATAGATCAACAAAACAAACACCTAAAGGCTGTGGAAGACCTATGCCAATCTTGCGTTGATTCCCATGACACG GCTACATTGGAGATAAAGAAGAAGATCTTAGCTTCGAAGTCGTTATATATGTCGCACATGGAAGCTTTTCAAAATATTGTGCTCCTACATAAAGCAAACACAAATTCTACATTGGAGGATGTATCATCTCTGTCTGCAGCAAGCTGTTGCAGTCTTGACCAG CTTCTAGCATGTGTTGAGGGAGAGGCACTGAAGATATTTACTGATATTCAGAGTTTGTTAGCCGACCATCGAAGCGAACTGGCACACTTCACTAAGGAATTGCGTGAT AGTTTCTGCATTAGCTTGGATAGGACGAAGGATATGTCCAGCTTCATTCTTGGGCTCTTTGAAAAGTACATGGAGGAAACATCCAAGTTGCAGGACCACTCGAACCACACTCATGAAGCACAGGTCAAAAGCCTTGAAGAGTTTCAAAAGGCTTATGAG GAACAATCAAAGTCCGAggaacagaggcttctggcggataTCACCAGTTTGGTGTCCAAACACATTGTTCGACAAAGAGAGCTG GTGGATGTTAGATTAAACTCTCTTGGCGATGCTGCTCGTGGTAACAAGACATTTCTGGATGAGCATACGTCTGCTATGGAGGGTGTCACAAAGGATGCCAAGAGAAAGTGGGAAATGTTTGCAGAGCAAGCAGAGAATGACTGCAAAGTTGGCTCCAGCTTCTCTTCAGCTAAGCATTGCCGCATGGAAACAATTATGCAGGAGTG TGCATGCACTGTCGACTCTGCTGCACAACAATGGAAAAAATCCCATGCTGCAGTTAATGATTTGTGCACAAAACAAGTGGctgaagttgaagtacttgtcag GGTTGCAATCGAAAACAACGAGCAGCATGAAGCAGAGATTGCATCATCTCGCGCCTTGGCTgaagagcaagcatccaacagtagCAAAGAAATACTCCAGGATATCGACA ATCTACTGGAAGAGGCACGTAATTCTGCATCAAGAGTTGTGTCGACAGTGGAAGCACATTCGGTAGAGATACAGCATTTGCAGGAGAACCACTCTGGGCAGACTTCAGGCGTCAACACACATGCCGAGAGGGCTTTCCAAAGCAGCTACAGG GACTATGAGCCGACTGGCGAAACTCCGATGAGGTCTGAGCCGGAAGTCCCGAGCAAAGGCACTATCGAGTCGTTGCGAGCGATGCCAATTGAGTCCCTGATGGATGAGTTCCGCGAGAACCATCCCTATGAATCGAGCAAGGAGCCGTCGCTCATCCCTCGCTCGCCACTCGCGACACTCAACTGA